A genomic region of Ignavibacteria bacterium contains the following coding sequences:
- a CDS encoding DUF1573 domain-containing protein: protein MKKFVLLFLLSFVWLNAQQKLQPVGSDVHNFGTITKGSIVKHTFQLKNVSKRTITIERVQSSCGCTAVLISNKVLKPNQIAKITAEFNTEGFTGYQEKYIYVYEKDNPNPIYTLKLQANIFVELEVVPMYMVFDNAIVGVDKQSFVQIINRSNKKVKILKVENPYDNLQLKIDKYELAPGDFTTIQGTFTPKVSGLIRGSFTIHTDAKQKKVEIKFYSNVKDRL from the coding sequence ATGAAGAAATTTGTTTTACTGTTTCTGCTTTCATTTGTATGGCTTAATGCACAACAGAAATTGCAGCCAGTTGGAAGTGATGTTCATAATTTTGGTACGATTACAAAAGGTTCAATTGTAAAACATACTTTTCAACTTAAGAATGTGTCCAAAAGAACAATTACAATAGAAAGAGTTCAATCATCATGCGGTTGCACTGCTGTGTTAATTTCAAATAAAGTTTTAAAACCAAATCAAATTGCAAAGATCACAGCTGAATTTAATACTGAGGGTTTTACTGGATATCAGGAAAAATACATCTATGTTTATGAGAAAGATAATCCCAACCCAATTTATACTTTGAAATTACAAGCCAATATCTTTGTAGAGTTAGAAGTAGTTCCAATGTATATGGTTTTTGATAATGCAATTGTAGGAGTCGACAAACAAAGTTTTGTTCAAATCATTAATCGTTCAAATAAAAAAGTAAAAATTTTAAAAGTAGAAAACCCTTATGATAATCTTCAGCTTAAAATTGATAAGTATGAATTAGCACCGGGAGATTTTACAACAATACAGGGAACATTCACACCAAAAGTTTCGGGTTTAATTAGAGGTTCGTTCACAATTCATACAGATGCAAAACAGAAAAAAGTGGAAATTAAATTTTACAGCAATGTAAAAGACAGACTTTAA